In Flavobacteriales bacterium, the following proteins share a genomic window:
- a CDS encoding CcmD family protein encodes MIKKILSLILALISPFVLFAQSMGGDVEMADGLRASGKIYIVVIVLCLIFLGLAIYMWRLDKKISKLEKQSS; translated from the coding sequence ATGATTAAAAAGATACTCAGCCTGATATTGGCATTGATCTCACCATTTGTTTTGTTTGCACAATCCATGGGTGGAGATGTAGAGATGGCAGACGGGCTAAGGGCATCCGGGAAAATCTACATCGTGGTGATCGTGCTTTGCCTGATCTTCCTTGGGCTGGCCATATACATGTGGCGTTTAGACAAAAAGATTTCCAAACTGGAGAAACAATCTTCCTGA